Genomic DNA from Bacillus sp. (in: firmicutes):
ATCATTGATATGTTTGGTGGTGATGAAGCTAAACGTGTCATTGTCGTTGATCAAACCAATCAGCTATTTACCCCACTACAAGCCCATGTTCTTGAGGTTTCCGATGATATTGAATTAGTAGAAGCTACGAAAGAGGAATCGGAAGCTGAAGAACAAGTGAAAGATGGAAAATACGAAGGAATGTTAGTGCTATCAATGGATGGAGAAGGGCTTCCAATAGCTACCTATAAAGCATTAACACTGACAGATTCTGAAACGATCAATCTATTAGAAAGATCGCTGCAATCGATTAAGTCGTCTTTAGCCGCACAGCAACTGCAGCTATCTCCGGACCAATTAGCAAAACTAACCGCTCCACTTTCGTTTCAAAAAGAAGCACTATCATCTGAAGCCAAGTCAGAAGAAGAACTGAGCCAAGCACGATTTGTTGTGTATTTAATGATTTTGATGTTATACATCGTCGTCATCGTATACTCAAGTATGATTGCGACAGAAGTAGCGAGTGAAAAATCTTCCCGTGTGATGGAAATTTTAATTTCTAGTGTCTCCCCGGTTACGCATATGTTTGGAAAAATATTAGGAATTGCACTTCTAGGTATTTCCCAAATTATTTTTTTATTAACGATCGGATATATTTCTTTAACACAGTTACGAGATGGGACAGAAGACGTGATCGAGTTGCTTGGACTTCGAGATTTATCTCTATCCTTAATTATGTTTGCCATTATTTTCTTTCTTCTTGGATATTTCCTATATGCAACTTTTGGAGCGTTACTGGGATCGTTAGTCAGTCGGACAGAAGAAGTGCAGCAAACGATTACGCCAATGATGTTTTTAATCATTATTGCATTTTTCATATCTATGTACGGGCTAGAAGATCCGAATGCATCCTTTGTAACAATTTCTTCGTTTATTCCGTTTTTTACACCAATGACCATGTTTCTACGGATCGGAATGTTAAATGTACCTGTGTGGGAAATTGTGCTTAGTATGTCCTTGTTAATTGCCACTGTGGTCTTTTTTGCAGTTTTTGGTGCCCGAATTTACAAAGGTGGCGTTCTTATGTATGGAAAAGCCAATATTTTTAAAGATATTCGTAAAGCCATATTGTTAACGAAAAAAGAATAATTTTCACTTGGATGAAGCTCGGCTGCTGCCGGGCTTTTTTCCTTTTGAACGGTTAGGTGTCATTGTTGTGTGGTATAATGAAAAAAATGGGAACGTACATTCGGAGGGAGGACTTTTATTTGAGATCGGTAACTTTTATTCATGTGGCGGATTTACATTTAGACAGCCCGTTTCTTGGATTACCTCCGCTGCCAAAAGAGCTAAAACGACGAATTCAGGAAAGTACTTTCCGCTCGTTTTCTAAAATCATTGATATTGCCATCGACAAACGTATCGATTTTCTCTTGATTAGCGGAGATATATACGACGGGGAGGACCGCAGTATTAAAGCTCAAGCACGCTTACGAAAGGAACTCGTACGGTTGCATGAAAAAAATATTCCCGTTTACATTATTCACGGCAACCACGACCATTTAGGCGGAAATTGGACAACACTCGAACTGCCTCCAAATGCCCATGTGTTTGGGGATCAGGTCGAACGAAAACGGTTGGTGAAAACCGATGGTACGACCGTTCATTTGTACGGGTTCAGTTATCCGAAAAGACATGTATACGAGTCATTGCTTTCTTTTTATAAAAAAGAAGGAGAAGCGACCTTTCATATCGGTTTGTTACATGGACAAGTTGAAGGAAACAATGACCATACGCCTTACGCTCCTTTTACCGTACAACAATTATTAACGAAAGGTTTCGATTATTGGGCGTTAGGACATATACATAAACAGCAAATTCTTCATATGGATCCTCCTATGGTCTATCCAGGAAATATTCAAGGTAGGCATCGCAAAGAACAAGGGGAAAAAGGAGGGTATCTTGTTACATTAACCGAGCATAGTGAACCTTCCATGACGTTTTTGGCAACGAGTGATGTCAACTGGGAAACCATAATGATTCATATCGAAAAAGGGTCTACTTTTCACGACATATTTCTCCAGTGTCAAACGAAACTGCAATCGATTCGGAAAGAACAGGTTGGTCAACTCGTTGATTTACATATCGAACTAGAGGAACGAAATGAAGATTTGCTTCAAAAGGTTCAAACGGGCGAATTTATTGAAATTTTACAGGAAGGGGAAGAGCAAGAAGAGGCGTTTGTTTGGCCGTATAATGTTCGGGTAGTGTCCCCTGAAGTTGAAGTTCCATTTTCAGCCATGTTTTTGAACGAATTAGAGGAGACCATTCAGGCGTTATCAATGGAAACGATTTATGAAGGTCCTTTAAAAGAATTATTTCATCATTATCAAGCTGGAAAATATATCTCTCCACTTACCGAACAAGAAATGAACGAACTCATCGATGAAGCGAAAACAACCCTTTTCACGACATTTCAAACGATAGGAAAGCAAAGGTGATTGGAATGATCATTAAAAAAATTTATATTTATGGATACGGAAAATGGGAGCAAGTAGCCTGGGACCTTCATTCTCATTTTCAGCTTTTTTATGGAAAAAACGAAGCTGGCAAATCAACGCTCATGTCGTTTATCCATAGTATATTATTTGGTTTTCCAACGAAACAGCAAAATGATTTACGGTATGAACCGAAAACGTCGCAACGGTACGGGGGCATGCTAATCGTTCACACTGAAACCCACGGAGAGGTTCGCATCGAACGAGTCGATGGAAAAGCTACCGGTAACGTAACCGTATGGACAGAAGATGGGCGAACAGGGGGAGAAGACCTGTTACAAGACATCTTAAAAGGTGTGGATAAAACCTTTTTCCAATCCATATTTTCATTTAATTTAGACGGCATTCAAGGTGTAGCGAAGGTGGACCGTGATCAACTTGGTAACTATTTACTCGCAGCAGGAACAACGGGAACAGATCGACTACTGGTCGTACAACAACATATTCAAAAACAAATGGAGCAATTATTTAAGCCGCAAGGAAGAAAACCGCTACTGAATCAACAGTTACTACGATTAAAAGAAAAAGAAAAGGAAGTAAAAGAAGGGAAAAAGAAAAACGCGTCGTACGAATCGCGAGTTACCGAAAAACAGTCATTAGAACAGTGTCTTGTAGAAGAAAAGAGGAAGAAAGACCACCTGCAATCGAAATTACAAAAAGCAGAGAAAGTTGTTCAATATCTTCCGATGATTAAAGAAAAATTTTCATTAGAAAAAAAGCTCGAATCGTTAAAAGCCTTCAAGTTCCCAATAGATGGAATGAACCGAATGAATGAATTACTCGAAAAGAAAACAAAAATGATGGCCTTTTTAGAGTCCATAAA
This window encodes:
- a CDS encoding ABC transporter permease is translated as MNKFVTVLLHTFMTKLKSKPFIISTVIMAIGILVITNIDRIIDMFGGDEAKRVIVVDQTNQLFTPLQAHVLEVSDDIELVEATKEESEAEEQVKDGKYEGMLVLSMDGEGLPIATYKALTLTDSETINLLERSLQSIKSSLAAQQLQLSPDQLAKLTAPLSFQKEALSSEAKSEEELSQARFVVYLMILMLYIVVIVYSSMIATEVASEKSSRVMEILISSVSPVTHMFGKILGIALLGISQIIFLLTIGYISLTQLRDGTEDVIELLGLRDLSLSLIMFAIIFFLLGYFLYATFGALLGSLVSRTEEVQQTITPMMFLIIIAFFISMYGLEDPNASFVTISSFIPFFTPMTMFLRIGMLNVPVWEIVLSMSLLIATVVFFAVFGARIYKGGVLMYGKANIFKDIRKAILLTKKE
- a CDS encoding DNA repair exonuclease; its protein translation is MRSVTFIHVADLHLDSPFLGLPPLPKELKRRIQESTFRSFSKIIDIAIDKRIDFLLISGDIYDGEDRSIKAQARLRKELVRLHEKNIPVYIIHGNHDHLGGNWTTLELPPNAHVFGDQVERKRLVKTDGTTVHLYGFSYPKRHVYESLLSFYKKEGEATFHIGLLHGQVEGNNDHTPYAPFTVQQLLTKGFDYWALGHIHKQQILHMDPPMVYPGNIQGRHRKEQGEKGGYLVTLTEHSEPSMTFLATSDVNWETIMIHIEKGSTFHDIFLQCQTKLQSIRKEQVGQLVDLHIELEERNEDLLQKVQTGEFIEILQEGEEQEEAFVWPYNVRVVSPEVEVPFSAMFLNELEETIQALSMETIYEGPLKELFHHYQAGKYISPLTEQEMNELIDEAKTTLFTTFQTIGKQR